A portion of the Blastochloris tepida genome contains these proteins:
- a CDS encoding nickel/cobalt transporter, whose product MPVNRRAVRAGVMLAAIALLAVPALAQSGPFGVGPKPPPPLPDGILGWILSVQAEFYRSLTQALRAARSDPSAAGGLVALSLAYGVFHAAGPGHGKAVISAYLLANEATWRRGTALAFASAMVQALVAVALVGVAATMVRMTAVEMGATVQVIETTAYAGVLGLGLWLTWTKGRALWTAWRGGAVAGCGPGCDHTAHLDPADLAAPGGLARAAAAVLSVGLRPCSGALVVLVFALANGVLWLGVAATFAMALGTATTVAAIAALAVFAKQSAVRLAAAGSGRGEPLMRGLELAAALAVAGFGAALLAGYMVAERVMPF is encoded by the coding sequence ATGCCCGTGAACCGGCGCGCGGTTCGGGCCGGCGTGATGCTGGCCGCCATTGCGCTGCTGGCGGTGCCGGCGCTGGCCCAGAGCGGGCCGTTCGGCGTCGGCCCCAAGCCGCCCCCGCCGCTGCCGGACGGAATCCTCGGCTGGATCCTGTCGGTGCAGGCGGAGTTCTACCGCAGCCTGACTCAGGCGCTCCGGGCGGCCCGCAGCGACCCGAGTGCGGCGGGCGGGCTCGTGGCCTTGAGCCTCGCCTATGGGGTGTTCCATGCCGCCGGCCCCGGCCACGGCAAGGCGGTGATCTCGGCCTATCTGCTGGCAAACGAGGCGACATGGCGGCGCGGTACGGCGCTCGCGTTCGCCTCTGCGATGGTGCAGGCGCTCGTTGCGGTGGCGCTCGTCGGCGTTGCGGCGACGATGGTGCGCATGACCGCGGTCGAGATGGGGGCGACGGTCCAGGTGATCGAGACCACGGCCTATGCCGGCGTGCTCGGGCTCGGCCTGTGGCTGACCTGGACCAAGGGCCGGGCGCTGTGGACAGCATGGCGCGGCGGCGCGGTGGCGGGCTGCGGCCCGGGCTGCGATCATACCGCCCATCTCGATCCGGCGGATCTCGCCGCACCCGGCGGCCTGGCGCGCGCCGCCGCGGCGGTGCTGTCGGTGGGGCTTCGTCCGTGTTCGGGGGCGCTGGTGGTGCTGGTGTTCGCGCTGGCCAATGGCGTGCTGTGGCTCGGCGTGGCGGCGACCTTCGCCATGGCGCTCGGCACGGCGACGACGGTGGCGGCCATCGCGGCGCTGGCGGTGTTCGCCAAGCAGTCTGCGGTGCGGCTCGCCGCCGCCGGCTCCGGCCGGGGCGAGCCGCTGATGCGCGGGCTGGAGCTTGCGGCGGCGCTGGCGGTGGCGGGGTTCGGCGCGGCGCTGCTCGCCGGCTACATGGTCGCCGAGCGGGTGATGCCGTTTTGA
- a CDS encoding high potential iron sulfur protein, giving the protein MTYSCENPSRRGLLRGGAGAAAAVLIGIPASSGPAGAFGPPPGQSWADWAEANTPRKSTQRDAEYHVASGSRRCANCANFKSPNHCAVVEGANSPEGVCRLYYGARR; this is encoded by the coding sequence ATGACATACTCTTGCGAAAACCCGTCGCGGCGCGGTCTGCTGCGCGGCGGCGCCGGCGCGGCTGCGGCGGTGCTGATCGGCATCCCGGCTTCGAGCGGACCGGCCGGCGCCTTCGGGCCGCCGCCGGGGCAGAGCTGGGCGGACTGGGCCGAGGCCAACACGCCCCGGAAATCGACGCAGCGCGACGCCGAGTATCACGTCGCCTCGGGCAGCAGGCGCTGCGCCAATTGCGCGAACTTCAAGTCGCCGAACCACTGCGCCGTCGTCGAGGGCGCGAACAGCCCCGAGGGCGTGTGCAGGCTCTATTACGGCGCCCGGCGGTGA
- a CDS encoding 2-oxoacid:acceptor oxidoreductase family protein: MTGMERTEIRLAGSGGQGLILGMQILFRALGLEGKRAAQSQSYEPTSRGGYCYSDLILASDPSDYPLVTGLDMIAALSQVGIDRSLPFIKPGALVIVDERLVETPPTGPFNLHVLPLSQRAAAIGSPRIANIIALGAMAKLSGVCGKDSLETAVCLETPPKFAELNIAAVKEGFAIERLAPAG, from the coding sequence ATGACCGGAATGGAGCGCACCGAAATCCGCCTCGCCGGCTCCGGCGGCCAGGGCCTGATCCTGGGCATGCAGATCCTGTTCCGCGCGCTGGGCCTGGAAGGCAAGCGCGCCGCCCAGTCGCAGAGCTACGAGCCGACCTCGCGCGGCGGCTACTGCTATTCCGACCTGATCCTCGCCAGCGATCCGTCCGACTATCCGCTGGTCACCGGCCTCGACATGATCGCCGCCCTCTCCCAAGTGGGCATCGACCGCTCATTGCCGTTCATCAAGCCGGGCGCGCTGGTGATCGTCGACGAGCGCCTCGTCGAGACGCCGCCCACGGGCCCGTTCAATCTGCATGTGCTGCCGCTCAGCCAGCGCGCCGCCGCCATCGGCTCGCCGCGCATCGCCAACATCATCGCGCTCGGCGCGATGGCGAAGCTGTCGGGCGTGTGCGGCAAGGATTCGCTGGAGACCGCGGTGTGCCTGGAGACGCCGCCGAAATTCGCCGAGCTCAACATCGCCGCGGTGAAGGAAGGCTTCGCGATCGAGCGCCTCGCGCCCGCGGGGTGA
- a CDS encoding 2-oxoacid:ferredoxin oxidoreductase subunit beta, with the protein MNEIARVSDFDVKDYLRLNLMPHFMCPGCGHGIALRSLLWAVHELGIDRNRLAVVCGIGCSGRTGAYVDANTFHTTHGRPLAFATGLKLARPDLTVVVITGDGDCLAIGGNHLIHACRRNLDITCLMLNNEIYGMTGGQVSPTTTATRVTSTTPTGNAEPTFDACKLADAAGASFVGREVTRQAPALKNLIRAAIEHDGFSFVEVMSDCTEIYGRKNELGESPEMILSQKSDMVPDGLGNAPDQPFRPNRMATGILARHARPEYGRTYRERSAELRAGTEG; encoded by the coding sequence ATGAATGAGATCGCCCGCGTGTCCGACTTCGACGTGAAGGACTATCTGCGGCTCAATCTGATGCCGCACTTCATGTGCCCGGGCTGCGGCCACGGCATCGCGCTGCGCTCGCTGCTGTGGGCGGTGCATGAGCTCGGCATCGACCGCAACAGGCTCGCCGTCGTCTGCGGCATCGGCTGCTCGGGCCGCACCGGCGCCTATGTCGATGCCAACACCTTCCACACCACCCACGGCCGGCCGCTCGCCTTCGCCACCGGGCTGAAGCTGGCGCGCCCCGACCTGACCGTGGTGGTGATCACCGGCGACGGCGACTGTCTTGCCATCGGCGGCAATCATCTCATCCACGCCTGCCGGCGCAATCTCGACATCACCTGCCTGATGCTCAACAACGAGATCTACGGCATGACCGGCGGTCAGGTGTCGCCGACCACCACCGCGACGCGCGTGACCTCGACCACGCCGACCGGCAATGCCGAGCCGACCTTCGACGCCTGCAAGCTGGCGGATGCGGCGGGCGCGAGCTTCGTCGGCCGCGAGGTGACGCGGCAGGCGCCGGCGCTGAAGAACCTGATCCGCGCCGCGATCGAGCACGACGGCTTCTCGTTCGTCGAGGTGATGTCGGACTGCACCGAGATCTATGGCCGCAAGAACGAGCTCGGCGAGTCGCCCGAGATGATCCTGAGCCAGAAGAGCGACATGGTGCCGGACGGGCTCGGCAATGCGCCGGACCAGCCGTTCCGGCCCAACCGCATGGCCACCGGCATCCTCGCCCGCCACGCCCGGCCCGAATACGGCCGAACCTATCGCGAGCGCTCGGCCGAGCTGCGCGCCGGGACGGAGGGCTGA
- a CDS encoding 2-oxoacid:acceptor oxidoreductase subunit alpha has protein sequence MSSSLHSLQGNKACALAAIAAGCRFFAGYPITPSSEIAEQMSRELPRVDGVFVQMEDEIASLAAVIGASLGGSKAMTATSGPGFSLMQENLGFAAMTEVPCVIINVMRGGPSTGMPTKPAQGDIMQARWGTHGDHPIIVVAPASVQEVYAETIRAFNLSERFRVPVVVLYDQIIAHLIETVELPPKDSIHTVERKWASGTEEGFKPYAETDDLVPVMARPGDGHRLHVTGLTHTEDGFPTQKPDLASRALNRILDKIERNRAEIDKVEQIETADAGTVIVAVGIAARAARRAVQTLRGEGIRAGLVRPVTLWPFPDEALRAATANARNVLVPEMNAGQLIHEVQRVVGGRARVSGLNRVDGEPIPPAAIAQKVRELVADE, from the coding sequence ATGTCCTCCTCGCTTCATTCGCTTCAAGGCAACAAGGCCTGCGCGCTGGCGGCCATTGCCGCCGGTTGCCGCTTCTTCGCCGGCTACCCCATCACCCCCTCCTCAGAGATCGCCGAGCAGATGTCGCGCGAGCTGCCGCGCGTCGACGGCGTGTTCGTGCAGATGGAGGACGAGATCGCCTCGCTCGCCGCGGTGATCGGCGCCTCGCTCGGCGGCTCGAAGGCGATGACCGCCACCTCCGGCCCCGGCTTCTCGCTGATGCAGGAGAATCTCGGCTTCGCCGCGATGACCGAGGTGCCCTGCGTCATCATCAATGTGATGCGCGGCGGCCCCTCCACCGGCATGCCGACCAAGCCGGCGCAGGGCGACATCATGCAGGCGCGCTGGGGCACCCACGGCGACCACCCCATCATCGTGGTGGCGCCGGCCTCGGTGCAGGAGGTCTATGCCGAGACCATCCGCGCCTTCAACCTGTCGGAACGGTTCCGCGTGCCGGTGGTGGTGCTCTACGACCAGATCATCGCCCACCTGATCGAGACCGTTGAGCTGCCGCCCAAGGACTCGATCCACACGGTCGAGCGCAAATGGGCGAGCGGCACCGAGGAGGGCTTCAAGCCCTACGCCGAGACCGATGATCTGGTGCCGGTGATGGCCCGCCCCGGCGATGGCCACCGCCTGCATGTCACCGGCCTCACCCACACCGAGGACGGCTTCCCCACCCAGAAGCCCGACCTCGCGTCGCGCGCGCTGAACCGCATCCTCGACAAGATCGAGCGCAACCGCGCCGAGATCGACAAGGTCGAGCAGATCGAGACCGCCGACGCCGGCACCGTCATCGTTGCCGTCGGCATCGCCGCGCGCGCCGCCCGCCGCGCAGTGCAGACGCTGCGCGGCGAAGGCATCCGCGCCGGCCTGGTGCGGCCGGTGACGCTGTGGCCGTTCCCGGACGAGGCGCTACGCGCCGCCACCGCCAATGCCCGCAACGTGCTGGTGCCGGAGATGAACGCCGGCCAGCTCATCCATGAGGTTCAGCGCGTGGTCGGCGGCCGCGCCAGGGTTTCAGGCCTCAACCGCGTGGACGGCGAACCGATCCCGCCCGCCGCCATCGCCCAGAAGGTTCGGGAGCTTGTCGCCGATGAATGA
- a CDS encoding 2-oxoacid:acceptor oxidoreductase family protein, which translates to MTAADTALPLDGAAPAADPNPAQPRNIMIVGVGGQGVLMISKVMALLGQRQGLQVKQSEVHGMAKRGGIVFSHVRFGKEVWSPTIAKGDADALIALEWAEGLRWLDYLKPDSGVFIADTRRIVPPFACRSRKHGATTNYARETPAEIVGRIADGYALDATSIAEELGDVRAANTVLLGTLSVSLDDPPAEWLAVIEELVPKRTREINRKAFEAGRAWAEAARRDPELRFDKSITRRPAARAPHPEVSFEVTVNAAWCKGCDICVKLCPERCLAMSREQVATVKHPDACTGCHVCEWLCPDFAISVKTNVRESATA; encoded by the coding sequence ATGACCGCTGCAGATACCGCTCTTCCCTTGGACGGCGCCGCGCCCGCGGCCGACCCCAACCCGGCGCAGCCGCGCAACATCATGATCGTCGGCGTCGGCGGCCAGGGCGTGCTGATGATCTCCAAGGTGATGGCGCTGCTCGGCCAGCGCCAGGGCCTGCAGGTCAAGCAGAGCGAAGTGCACGGCATGGCCAAGCGCGGCGGCATCGTGTTCAGCCATGTGCGCTTCGGCAAGGAGGTGTGGTCGCCGACCATCGCCAAGGGCGACGCCGACGCGCTGATCGCGCTGGAATGGGCGGAAGGGCTGCGCTGGCTCGATTATCTCAAGCCCGACTCCGGCGTGTTCATCGCCGACACAAGGCGCATCGTGCCGCCGTTTGCATGCCGCAGCCGCAAGCACGGCGCCACCACCAATTATGCCCGCGAAACCCCGGCCGAGATCGTCGGCCGCATCGCCGACGGCTACGCGCTCGACGCCACCTCGATCGCCGAGGAGCTGGGCGACGTGCGCGCCGCCAACACCGTGCTGCTCGGCACGCTGTCGGTGTCGCTCGACGATCCGCCGGCCGAATGGCTGGCGGTGATCGAGGAGCTCGTCCCGAAGCGCACCCGCGAGATCAACCGCAAGGCGTTCGAGGCCGGCCGCGCCTGGGCCGAGGCCGCGCGCCGCGACCCCGAGCTGCGCTTCGACAAGTCGATCACGCGGCGGCCCGCCGCCCGCGCGCCGCACCCCGAAGTGTCGTTCGAGGTCACGGTCAACGCCGCGTGGTGCAAGGGCTGCGACATCTGCGTCAAGCTCTGCCCGGAGCGCTGCCTCGCGATGTCGCGCGAGCAGGTCGCCACCGTGAAGCACCCCGATGCCTGCACCGGCTGCCATGTGTGCGAATGGCTGTGCCCGGACTTCGCCATTTCCGTCAAAACCAACGTGCGTGAATCCGCGACCGCGTGA
- the iorA gene encoding indolepyruvate ferredoxin oxidoreductase subunit alpha encodes MNLQVRDVEVEAAGTETLPLMGNEAIARGAWEAGVRVAAAYPGTPSTEILESLATYPASDLYADWSTNEKVALDVAIGAALSGVRAICTMKHVGLNVAADSLMSQSYIGVHGGLVLIVCDDPGIHSSQNEQDTRLFAKLAGVPVLEPADAQEAYEFTKLAFEISEAFDTPVIVRSTTRLSHTRSVVRVGSRKVPMPKGFVDQPTKTVTIPANARRLHPKLIEREARLAKFLEDSPLTRWEKGDTRFGIVTGATSYLYVKEVAPTAAILKLGTAYPLPEETIKAFAASVDRLIVVEELEPVLEKEIRGLGLAAEGKAFFPRIGEFSPEVVRAGLAKAGLMDPAPPTISLDIEPMARPPVLCSGCPHTATFLALRGLSARVAGDIGCYTLAAVEPLRSIDTTVCMGASIANATGMALSGTETKPIVATIGDSTFLHSGIPPLIDAVYHKANITVVILDNGITAMTGGQDHPGTGRTLRGEPAPRVDYEKLCRAVGVESVRVVDPYEVGRLYQTLREAISTKGVSVVIARRPCVLDPVKIKGTPLAVNAAGCVACQSCMNLGCPSITWSDEVHEGRHKVKIDTATCIGCTVCAQVCPSDCIQPVH; translated from the coding sequence ATGAACCTTCAAGTCAGAGATGTCGAGGTCGAGGCGGCGGGCACGGAAACGCTGCCGCTGATGGGCAATGAGGCCATTGCCCGCGGCGCCTGGGAGGCGGGCGTGCGCGTCGCCGCCGCCTATCCCGGCACGCCGAGCACCGAGATCCTGGAGTCGCTGGCCACCTATCCGGCGTCCGACCTCTACGCCGACTGGTCGACCAACGAGAAGGTGGCGCTGGACGTCGCCATCGGCGCGGCGCTGTCGGGCGTGCGGGCGATCTGCACCATGAAGCATGTCGGCCTCAACGTCGCCGCCGACTCGCTGATGTCGCAGTCCTATATCGGCGTCCATGGCGGCCTCGTCCTGATCGTCTGCGACGACCCCGGCATCCATTCCTCCCAGAACGAGCAGGACACCCGCCTGTTCGCCAAGCTGGCCGGCGTGCCGGTGCTGGAGCCCGCCGACGCCCAGGAGGCGTATGAATTCACCAAGCTGGCGTTCGAGATCTCGGAAGCCTTCGACACGCCGGTGATCGTGCGCTCGACCACCCGCCTGTCGCACACCCGCTCGGTGGTGCGGGTCGGCAGCCGCAAGGTGCCGATGCCCAAGGGCTTCGTCGACCAGCCGACCAAGACCGTGACCATCCCCGCCAATGCCCGGCGCCTGCACCCCAAGCTGATCGAGCGCGAGGCGCGGCTGGCGAAGTTTCTCGAAGACTCCCCGCTCACCCGCTGGGAGAAGGGCGACACCCGTTTCGGCATCGTCACCGGCGCCACCTCCTATCTCTACGTCAAGGAGGTCGCCCCCACCGCCGCCATCCTCAAGCTCGGCACCGCCTATCCGCTGCCCGAGGAGACCATCAAGGCGTTCGCCGCCTCGGTCGACCGCCTGATCGTGGTCGAGGAGCTGGAGCCGGTGCTGGAGAAGGAGATCCGGGGGCTCGGGCTTGCGGCCGAGGGCAAGGCGTTCTTCCCGCGCATCGGCGAATTCTCGCCGGAGGTGGTTCGCGCCGGCCTCGCCAAGGCCGGGCTGATGGACCCGGCGCCGCCGACAATCTCGCTCGACATCGAGCCGATGGCCCGGCCGCCGGTGCTGTGCTCGGGCTGCCCGCACACCGCCACCTTCCTGGCGCTGCGCGGCTTGAGCGCGCGCGTCGCCGGCGACATCGGCTGCTACACGCTGGCCGCCGTCGAGCCGCTGCGCTCGATCGACACCACCGTGTGCATGGGCGCCTCCATCGCCAACGCCACCGGCATGGCGCTGTCGGGCACCGAGACCAAGCCGATCGTCGCCACCATCGGCGACTCGACCTTCCTGCACTCCGGCATTCCGCCGCTGATCGACGCCGTCTATCACAAGGCCAACATCACGGTGGTGATCCTCGACAACGGCATCACCGCGATGACCGGCGGCCAGGACCATCCCGGCACCGGCCGCACGCTGCGCGGCGAGCCGGCGCCGCGGGTCGATTACGAGAAGCTGTGCCGCGCGGTGGGCGTCGAGTCGGTGCGCGTCGTCGATCCCTACGAGGTCGGCCGGCTCTATCAGACGCTGCGCGAGGCGATCTCGACCAAGGGCGTGTCGGTGGTCATCGCCCGCCGGCCGTGCGTGCTCGATCCGGTCAAGATCAAGGGCACGCCGCTGGCGGTCAACGCGGCCGGCTGCGTCGCCTGCCAGTCGTGCATGAATCTCGGCTGCCCCTCCATCACCTGGTCGGACGAGGTGCATGAGGGCCGCCACAAGGTGAAGATCGACACCGCGACCTGCATCGGCTGCACGGTGTGCGCCCAGGTCTGCCCCTCGGACTGCATCCAGCCGGTGCACTGA